In a single window of the Elaeis guineensis isolate ETL-2024a chromosome 8, EG11, whole genome shotgun sequence genome:
- the LOC105049438 gene encoding LOW QUALITY PROTEIN: E3 ubiquitin-protein ligase PUB23 (The sequence of the model RefSeq protein was modified relative to this genomic sequence to represent the inferred CDS: inserted 1 base in 1 codon) encodes MAEVEIPSYFLCPISLQIMRDPVTLPTGITYDRDSIERWMFSGKHDTCPVTKQHLPDCDLTPNHTLRRLIQAWCALNSSNDIERFPTPKPPIDKAQIAKLLDDARLPHLQLHSLRKLREIVSESERNRRCIETTSGVVDMLISIIHNNNSGTASGEEGKPISDDVESTNARDEALSILYLLQLSDQQLLDLAVGNGDFVGSLTSILQQSNHQTRAYATLLLKSMLRVIAPARLAGVRKELFQEVVGVLRDRVSHQATKAALQVLAWLCPWGRNHIKAANAGAVXVLVELLLDEPERRVCELVLVVLDRVCGCAEGRAELVGHGAGIAIVSKKMLRVSEAASERAVKILNSVARFSATKAVLQEMLQIGVVSKLCLVLQVDCGMKTKEKAREILRLHSRVWNKSPCWSPQFLISYPSS; translated from the exons ATGGCAGAGGTGGAGATCCCATCTTACTTCCTTTGCCCAATCTCTCTCCAAATCATGAGAGATCCGGTGACTCTCCCAACCGGCATCACCTACGACCGCGACAGCATCGAGCGGTGGATGTTCTCCGGGAAGCACGACACATGCCCGGTGACCAAACAGCACCTTCCGGACTGCGACCTCACGCCAAACCATACTCTCCGGCGACTGATCCAAGCATGGTGTGCTCTCAATTCGTCGAACGACATCGAGCGGTTTCCTACACCAAAACCGCCGATCGACAAGGCCCAAATCGCCAAGCTCCTTGACGACGCCAGGCTGCCTCATCTGCAACTCCATTCTCTTCGAAAGCTAAGGGAAATTGTCTCGGAGAGTGAGAGGAACAGGCGGTGCATCGAGACCACTTCCGGCGTGGTCGACATGTTAATTTCTATCATTCACAACAACAACTCCGGTACTGCTTCAGGTGAAGAAGGAAAACCGATCAGCGATGATGTGGAGTCTACCAATGCTCGTGATGAAGCTCTCAGCATTCTTTACTTGCTCCAGCTCTCAGACCAACAACTTCTCGACCTCGCCGTCGGAAATGGCGACTTCGTGGGGTCATTAACATCCATTCTGCAGCAATCCAACCACCAAACGCGAGCCTACGCAACATTACTCCTCAAGTCCATGCTCAGAGTGATTGCACCGGCTCGTTTGGCTGGTGTTAGAAAAGAACTATTCCAAGAGGTTGTGGGCGTACTTCGAGATCGGGTTTCACACCAGGCCACCAAGGCAGCATTGCAAGTGCTTGCCTGGTTGTGTCCATGGGGAAGAAACCATATCAAGGCAGCGAATGCCGGTGCTG CGGTCCTCGTTGAGCTACTGCTAGACGAGCCCGAGAGGAGGGTATGCGAATTGGTGCTCGTGGTGCTGGACCGGGTTTGCGGGTGTGCCGAAGGGAGGGCGGAGCTGGTCGGCCATGGGGCAGGCATCGCAATTGTGTCGAAGAAGATGCTGAGGGTTTCGGAGGCGGCGAGCGAGAGGGCGGTGAAGATATTGAACTCGGTGGCAAGGTTCTCGGCAACAAAGGCTGTTCTTCAAGAGATGCTGCAGATTGGGGTGGTGTCCAAGCTGTGTTTGGTGCTCCAAGTTGATTGTGGGATGAAGACCAAGGAGAAGGCCAGGGAGATCCTTAGGTTGCACTCAAGGGTCTGGAACAAGTCACCTTGTTGGTCTCCTCAGTTTCTCATTTCATATCCTTCTTCATGA